The Anaerolineae bacterium genome segment CGCTGGCCCGAGTAGCGGGGTCGTCCAGCTCTCCTACGATGCGGTGCGTGCGCAACCCTGCCTGCCTCAGCGCCCCGTCGGTCGCCAGCAAACCGACATTGCCGGGGAAGCGCCCATTGTTGTTAGAAAGGCTGAGGACGGGCGTGTCGGGCCCGAGCGTCTGGAGCAGAGGCCAGGTCAGGAAGGGGAAGTTCCACACGTTGTAGCACATCACCAGGGACCGACAACCCGCGCGCCTGAGCTGCTCGCCCGCCTCCTGGGCACTGCGCACTGACGACACCGTGTGGTCAAGCACCACCACCTCGGGGCGAGAGCCATCGCTGTTCACCAGAGCGCCTCGGATCACCTCAGCCCAGCGCCTCAGCACCGACACGTTGAGCGACTCGTTCTGCTCAATCACGTGCGGGCGCTCGTCGTTCATCATAACCAGTCCGATGGGAGTGGAACGCATAGCTATGTCCTCCTAGACCGGTTCGGCACGGTCTTGTTGAGAGATGGCCTGTGGGTGGAAGGCATCCTAGAGGGACGACGCCGCTCTGTCAACGCGACCCTGGGCGCCCGCGTCCCCCATGCGAACCGGATGCCGCAATGCCTCTGGAGAGCCTTCCCGGCAGGTCGGTCGATCTCCGGAGAAGCAGGGGTTGCGGTATGCCCCGGCCACGGATAGAATCCCGGGGCGAAGACCGACCGGACGGTGGAGAAGGCGCTCGATGATGAGAGCGCGCTCGTTCCCAGAGGAGGGAGCATGGAGGCCGCACTCAGGTCTGGCCGCAAGCTCGAGAGCCGGGATCGGCTCGAACACAACCCTTCGACCGTCGAGGGGCAGGCGCGGGTCCCGCTCGACAACGGCCGTGAGGATTCCAGGACCGAGAGAGCGACGACCTTGGGCGCTGTGGCCAGAAGCCTGAGTGAGGTGTGCCGTAGGTTTCGCCCCCCAGACGTCGGCTGAGCCGCGCCGGGCGGGGCTGCTGCGGGGAAGAGGGCCCGCAGGATCGAGTCCCCGATCGTGCTCTCCGTGACCCGGAACCAGCCTTGCTGGCCTCTGTGCTCTGTGATACCATCCCGCGTCTTTCGCCCATCTTGACAAAGGCTTAGTGCCGAGGAGCAGATATGCGCGTCCCCATATTGCGGGCAACTGGAAGATGAACAAGACCCCATCTGAAGCCCGGGAGCTGGTCCAGGCCATGAAGGACCGATTGGCAGCCATCCGCGGGGTGGAGAAGGTGCTGTGCCCCCCGTTCGTGGACCTGGTGGTGGTGAGCGCTTTGGTGGAGGGCACTGATATCGGCCTAGGGGCACAGAACCTGTACCCGGCCGAGGCAGGCGCGTACACGGGAGAGATCTCTCCGTTGATGGTGCGAGAGCTATGCCGGTATGTGATTCTGGGGCATTCTGAACGCCGTGGGTACTTCGGAGAGACCGATGGCTTCGTGAATCAGAAGGTTCATTCCGCCCTCAAGCACGGATTGGTGCCGATCATCTGCGTGGGCGAGGACCTGGAGCAGAACGAACGAGGCGAGACGGAACGGGTGGTCTCGAGCCAGGTGCGTGGGGTGCTATCGGGCCTTACCGGACAGCAGGTTAGGGACGTAGTGATCGCCTACGAGCCTATCTGGGCCATCGGTACGGGCCGCGCCGCCACCGCGGAGGGCGCGAACCGGGTCATCGCCGATGTGGTACGGGCGACGGTAGCGGAGCTGTACGGCAGTGAGGTGGCGCAGGCCATGCGGGTGCAGTACGGCGGCAGCATGAATGCTGCCAATTCCCGGGAGCTCCTGCAGCAGCCCGACATTGACGGGGGGCTCATCGGGGGGGCCAGCCTGAAGGCAGACGAGTTCGTCGAGATTGTCCGCATAGCGGCCGAGGAACGGGCCGTACGCTAGTTGCTCAACTCGGCTTGGAGTCGTAAG includes the following:
- a CDS encoding triose-phosphate isomerase codes for the protein MNKTPSEARELVQAMKDRLAAIRGVEKVLCPPFVDLVVVSALVEGTDIGLGAQNLYPAEAGAYTGEISPLMVRELCRYVILGHSERRGYFGETDGFVNQKVHSALKHGLVPIICVGEDLEQNERGETERVVSSQVRGVLSGLTGQQVRDVVIAYEPIWAIGTGRAATAEGANRVIADVVRATVAELYGSEVAQAMRVQYGGSMNAANSRELLQQPDIDGGLIGGASLKADEFVEIVRIAAEERAVR